Proteins encoded by one window of Govania unica:
- a CDS encoding peptidylprolyl isomerase, producing MDAENILVLELKDGIVLIELYPQDAPNSVARVKELARKGFYNGLTFHRVIEGFMAQTGDPKGDGSGGSGQSLKAEFNDRMHLRGVMSMARADDVNSADSQFFICFRPNFALDHKYTVVGRVVSGMEAVDKIKRGEGTLFVATGHPDKILSLKVAADVPGVTVAGAETPETGAAPQ from the coding sequence ATGGATGCTGAAAATATTCTGGTGCTGGAGCTGAAGGACGGCATCGTCCTGATTGAGCTTTATCCCCAAGACGCGCCGAACAGCGTGGCCCGGGTCAAGGAACTGGCCCGTAAGGGGTTTTATAACGGGCTCACCTTCCATCGGGTGATCGAAGGCTTCATGGCCCAGACCGGAGATCCGAAGGGCGATGGCTCGGGTGGTTCGGGGCAGAGTCTGAAGGCCGAGTTCAACGATCGCATGCATCTGCGTGGAGTCATGTCGATGGCTCGTGCGGACGACGTGAATAGCGCCGACAGCCAGTTTTTCATCTGTTTCCGCCCGAATTTCGCCCTTGATCATAAATATACGGTGGTCGGTCGCGTGGTGTCCGGCATGGAAGCCGTGGACAAGATCAAACGCGGCGAAGGCACGCTGTTTGTCGCCACAGGCCATCCCGACAAGATCCTGAGCCTGAAGGTTGCGGCGGATGTGCCGGGGGTGACGGTTGCGGGGGCTGAGACGCCTGAGACTGGGGCGGCGCCTCAATAA